In Bactrocera oleae isolate idBacOlea1 chromosome 3, idBacOlea1, whole genome shotgun sequence, a genomic segment contains:
- the LOC106615528 gene encoding uncharacterized protein isoform X2, translating into MATTMQPSATPANAATNPQLKRIVYSKYRELLGSYNDKANAIIETLPAYMVREDRGFHCEPNSAVTATVTAAAAAPPTVASTVASKTIISIPARAPTATASPPSQHITATIAGTTSPATLTNGTAPPNCAAAALLRQVAAAAAAAAAAQGERVSELYGGSAQRGYEAPACVQNAMVTKDKKPFTYTPGGIDLSQIKSERMAKRLARNAQAEGATGASQQNRPTQPQSPGSGGNAASQIGAAGMGMPFQVLPPPPPPAPTGVAGKKLNGTSAPPPPPPPSSSNTLAPPQNGGGPGSAPGSPNAQRKSPTPQRFEPPPLGFRPEIKIPPNPMAALRKVPPPVEKNNFWKDEYVRDRSKSPMVGENDRASSPNTGANGHAVSAAYGEPATVSLNNKLNNNNDANEHVDGYKKPTTTTQQPELNYNSNNSTQQQQQQFTPPQPTYTPSYQPLQQQPQQSHYNNNTPPLPASSPVQQIQQQQQQSPRPEFRSVAPPQSPSVNVYTRQTDSPRAETGTPPQRATDSPFRYGGPQPQQQQPPQQQRAPPAISPLAQQQPSKLYTSSPTGAGVPAQSTSANNSPNSQPAAQTVPWRTQRTPTQQQAQPQQQQSAAIFNNVSPQQQQSQPASAYQGPKPTNVGSLYIAPLAAPTEPQAPTVVRQFQQQQQQARESPIRQIPQQQQQQTPQQQQQAQPLRSTVPWLSSKPKPNDQPEWARPEENGNVVPSSLNRIKSPPPPQPQQQQPIYYQQQPQQQQPQPQLYSYQPEQGNGFAGTAPTNFGGHGIGSTGLRLQINTNPIANNASTQQTGPRERIIPIQLEQTPTNTSQQPNFNVSYGGITTAPSSYVARSPNQFVDQGYNNFPPSAGVQQPAVQRVMSPTQQLNAPRIVQQQQQYTNNNNGASVGPNRSRIIPIAMEGEGTRGPISPSPIVLQNENYNLVVYDCPLEAEIRYRMNRLSDPRSSPIQSKSFRILQKITDTIDDGNGDDKKAESNVDVEPQLQRPQYARQMSAQQARQQPNVEQMRRMQIAADPQQQQQQSQAPQAWNQDMPQPYIHPSEQQVPEPKKYTGSAIPSRSFKILQAMTTPENAAELAATDCVELNETPLKAKKNPRKNIFNKNCTDNVNEYNEGTSEITNTHSTTHTPSTTSSSSSISSLSSDSCTYPIPKHPYPAFGYAYPYPWYPPPMPPTNGEAYPAWPYPYNMPPPPPPPSTQAQTPTNEHSGNAPPHPVYAPHYPYYYPYYPPPPPPSHIPHAYMQSPHAQNPPNEFDSQNAYHELNASAAYPSYVPPYPYPYPVAPSYSQSTTSSRASSVLPDIIVTPSTDDMPSQVILQHHIKTEKSQPPKRNDAVVIEEVATSDNEMKPQELRREQREGSVIDMLSQRFANMSKVVEHNLNMSKDVEKNYAGERDKEFGEKSPTDNASPGPVGIVTLASETEVSSDSDSSSDEDTDVTPKCVETNGLRAIKSVTNIQIYKNNNININEVDDEDDVTTADGESDIFDEEDNEEDVAEELELDEYIEENDDMDYDNLSVIYEEESEMEHSSEKPNTIIQRDGSNASDATTVERDDAVEQQIEENDNNDDAEEDSTSVTVRLPLKFSFNDENVATVEVGKSQIEERRHSTSSEGKRSTSFVVAELKNDSDNEAVGTYEYDDDCEVSVTISLSGSSRSSSMERSTDTRRVSAAYPIEELPTPEPPSATTSNENVSVSFSLNSRNKFMDQTIRNDVTNNIATFKSATKVKEEIKEPDIRTKQIKEEPVVKESVTPVIPSDDLDFFATLRATKLQAQKMMEQSASYWGKLKEKEEPKKEEVNEEVVISTATDTEPEVDDIWADRNDDLPKPVPKLKLADAKDDFWSTFAAATRKTHEEAQTEDVLVEKISESIAIKKDEAIVQGQVRPNDKFEDMVEAKEKIEAVDESEEVDFWAEIEKSKETKAIEKKPKLKTATAYERKEISEVMHRSNTMKSSTKVLPTVLQAELYTPPPSEQVAEESSDSEEDDSLEDEKEVDYKNVNISRKLSEQKATVEEKEDEEDFWASVEKAKAAIGTTKQYSTHDNIEVDSAQAVAEEIDFWADIEKNKNITTTIKDLPPTYNEEVPSAQDVVEEVDFWANIENNRETIATTEPRSMTNNVVAPSTHAVVEEIDYWTNLENKSEASQTSQHIYDPTLYPEEPREVDTDEEIDFWAEIEAKHQDTDDVNFYKSASFWANRERHNSVDETPYSKVLPKPFPANLPDEPTVNVGLWAALEAAKGEEPEYIDPAVEEEKALAAQFNEIPMEEETVDKAENVEDINQSASDIWEVASLHEPVVANIREPPVVTNEFSKPYQDLEQWINNNDNNENTEPVVEENPKLERAEDVDDANIKRNNYRKAMAFFTTSIDEQKEVNAEKKLRKGRSSNRNSLVGTETTNANEKEIIENAVNNYYKETLEQSTARGKSVGVDSVCTENSLEKSINQARGKSVGVEIEYNIKNTEIPSEPIATDAYTERNKTPTNFEQTLPEVYVEPIVERKRLPNGLPDLGVKKEEVKISVRDRISAFETGAVESPTTVKKTEDSKTHSLSVESCTPRGTLSRNSSQRSESEIEEDDSGVTDMNKLLSETDTESESFPELRKMSSYQRAATHSRLFKLLQDDNDPLEDEKLNKELADEYHAKPSRRKIVHNVSITRRQNPKALTDAETMSQRRERLSLPLRKNTSIDADNPSTPNSPASPIMGQPSSNTSVSDKLVNELVQSLLLKRDSSHLRQMPMEKLQAAAKRVLEEELDSLENTSVETTPALTPNDIKNDKSYADYYDTWSHANGSVDGMPPKAYRALQDVPRRSPWSVRCPRVLSSKTINRDLARVTESPEIFARNSKSPDCLSQSREGSVSRWRKV; encoded by the exons GTATGGCGGCTCCGCTCAACGTGGCTACGAAGCGCCCGCTTGCGTTCAGAATGCAATGGTGACAAAAGACAAGAAGCCATTCACCTACACACCGGGCGGCATTGATCTCTCACAAATCAAATCGGAGCGCATGGCGAAACGTTTGGCGCGTAACGCACAAGCCGAGGGAGCCACGGGCGCTTCACAACAGAATAGACCGACACAGCCGCAATCGCCGGGCAGTGGCGGCAATGCTGCGTCGCAAATCGGTGCCGCCGGCATGGGTATGCCGTTCCAGGTGTTGCCACCGCCGCCACCACCAGCGCCAACCGGAGTAGCGGGTAAGAAATTGAATGGCACATCCgcaccgccaccaccaccaccacctaGCTCCTCCAATACATTAGCACCACCACAGAATGGCGGTGGACCGGGTAGTGCGCCCGGTTCGCCCAACGCGCAACGCAAGTCGCCCACACCGCAACGTTTCGAACCGCCACCATTGGGTTTCCGACCGGAAATCAAAATACCGCCAAATCCAATGGCGGCATTGCGCAAAGTACCACCGCCGGTGGAGAAGAATAACTTCTGGAAGGATGAGTATGTGCGCGATCGCTCCAAGAGTCCCATGGTGGGTGAAAATGATCGTGCTAGTTCACCGAATACCGGTGCTAATGGTCATGCCGTTAGCGCCGCTTACGGTGAACCAGCTACGGTCAGTCTTAACAACAAactgaacaacaacaacgatgccAACGAACATGTCGATG GTTACAAGAAACCAACAACGACTACCCAGCAACCTGAACTTAACTATAACAGCAACAACTCcactcaacaacaacagcaacaattcaCACCGCCTCAACCGACATACACACCATCTTATCAGCCATTGCAGCAGCAACCACAACAGTCccactataacaacaacacaccACCCTTGCCAGCTTCATCGCCAGTACAACAaatacagcagcagcaacaacaatcgcCACGCCCTGAGTTTCGTAGCGTCGCACCGCCTCAATCGCCAAGCGTTAATGTCTATACGCGCCAAACGGACAGTCCACGTGCCGAAACTGGCACTCCGCCACAACGCGCTACCGATAGTCCCTTCAGATATGGTGGTCCACAACCGCAACAGCAGCagccaccacaacaacaacgcgcTCCACCAGCTATTTCACCGCTAGCACAGCAGCAACCATCAAAGCTGTATACTTCATCACCAACCGGCGCTGGAGTTCCGGCACAATCAACATCAGCAAACAATTCTCCCAACTCACAGCCAGCGGCACAAACTGTGCCCTGGCGCACTCAACGTACTCCGACGCAACAACAAGCACAGCCGCAGCAGCAACAATCGGCTGCGATATTTAACAATGTTTCGCCACAGCAACAGCAAAGTCAGCCAGCTTCAGCCTATCAAGGTCCCAAACCG ACTAATGTCGGCTCACTCTATATTGCACCCTTGGCAGCACCTACTGAGCCGCAGGCACCTACTGTTGTGCGTCAAtttcagcaacagcaacaacaagcacgtGAATCACCAATTCGTCAAATaccgcagcaacaacagcagcaaacaccacagcagcaacaacaagcacagcCTTTACGCTCCACTGTGCCTTGGCTGAGCAGCAAGCCGAAGCCAAACGATCAGCCAGAATGGGCGCGTCCCGAAGAAAATGGTAATGTGGTGCCTTCGTCGTTGAATCGCATTAAGTCGCCGCCGCCACcacagccacaacaacaacagccgatTTACTATCAACAACAgccacaacagcaacagccgCAACCTCAGCTCTACAGCTATCAGCCCGAGCAGGGTAACGGGTTTGCTGGAACAGCACCAACGAATTTCGGTGGCCATGGCATTGGCAGCACTGGCTTGCGCTTGCAAATCAATACCAACCCTATTGCCAATAATGCGTCAACTCAACAAACTGGTCCAAGG GAACGTATTATACCCATCCAGTTAGAGCAGACACCGACGAATACATCGCAGCAACCGAATTTCAATGTCAGCTATGGTGGCATCACTACTG CACCGAGCAGCTATGTGGCTCGTTCGCCAAATCAATTTGTTGATCAAGGTTACAACAATTTCCCACCCTCGGCTGGTGTTCAACAGCCAGCTGTTCAGCGTGTGATGTCACCCACACAGCAACTGAATGCACCACGCATtgtacagcaacaacagcaatatacGAATAACAACAATGGCGCTAGCGTTGGCCCTAATCGCTCACGCATCATACCCATCGCTATGGAGGGTGAGGGCACACGCGGCCCTATTTCACCATCACCAATCGTTTTGCAAAA TGAAAACTACAATCTGGTAGTTTACGATTGTCCACTTGAGGCGGAAATACGGTACAGAATGAATCGTCTCAG CGATCCACGCTCGTCACCCATACAATCGAAATCCTTtagaattttgcaaaaaatcacTGACACTATTGACGACGGTAACGGCGATGATAAGAAAGCGGAAAGCAATGTCGACGTAGAGCCACAATTACAACGACCACAATACGCGAGACAAATGAGCGCCCAACAGGCGCGTCAACAACCGAATGTAGAGCAAATGAGACGCATGCAAATCGCCGCCGAtccacagcagcagcagcagcagtcacAAGCGCCACAGGCATGGAATCAAG acATGCCACAACCATATATCCACCCTAGTGAACAACAAGTACCCGAACCGAAAAAATATACCGGTAGCGCAATACCAAGTCGatcgtttaaaattttgcaagcGATGACTACACCAGAAAATGCTG ccGAGTTGGCAGCAACAGATTGTGTTGAATTGAACGAAACCCCTTTGAAAGCCAAAAAAAatccaagaaaaaatatttttaataaaaattgtactgACAATGTGAATGAATATAATGAAGGCACATCCGaaattacaaatacacatagCACTACACACACTCCATCCACCACATCATCCTCATCCTCTATATCATCGCTAAGTTCCGACTCTTGCACATATCCCATACCTAAACATCCCTACCCCGCCTTTGGCTATGCATATCCTTATCCCTGGTATCCACCGCCGATGCCACCGACAAACGGTGAAGCATATCCGGCATGGCCGTACCCATACAACATGCCCCCACCACCACCACCTCCTTCAACACAGGCACAGACACCAACTAACGAACATAGCGGCAATGCCCCGCCACATCCTGTATATGCCCCACACTATCCCTACTATTATCCTTACTATCCCCCACCGCCCCCACCATCACATATCCCCCACGCTTATATGCAATCACCACATGCACAAAACCCCCCCAATGAATTTGATTCGCAAAATGCTTATCACGAACTAAATGCGAGCGCCGCATATCCCAGTTATGTGCCGCCATATCCATATCCCTACCCGGTAGCGCCAAGCTACAGTCAGAGTACGACATCGAGTCGCGCCAGCAGCGTATTGCCCGACATCATTGTTACGCCTAGCACGGATGATATGCCCTCACAGGTTATACTGCAACATCACATAAAAACCGAGAAGAGTCAACCGCCTAAGCGCAACGATGCCGTCGTGATCGAAGAGGTCGCTACGAGTGATAATGAAATGAAGCCGCAGGAGTTGAGGCGCGAACAACGTGAGGGTTCTGTTATTGATATGTTGTCACAACGTTTTGCGAATATGTCTAAAGTTGTCGAACATAACCTAAATATGAGCAAAGATGTCGAGAAGAACTACGCAGGCGAGCGTGATAAAGAATTTGGCGAAAAATCGCCGACGGATAACGCATCGCCAGGCCCAGTAGGTATTGTGACTTTAGCTTCGGAGACGGAAGTGAGTTCGGACTCAGATAGCAGCAGTGATGAGGATACGGATGTGACGCCCAAATGTGTCGAAACGAATGGCTTGCGGGCCATAAAATCTgtcacaaatatacaaatctacaagaataataatataaatatcaatgAGGTGGATGATGAAGACGATGTGACAACGGCTGACGGCGAAAGTGATATCTTCGATGAAGAAGATAATGAAGAAGATGTTGCTGAGGAACTGGAGTTGGATGAATATATTGAAGAAAATGATGATATGGACTATGATAACCTGAGTGTAATATATGAAGAGGAGAGCGAAATGGAACATAGTAGTGAGAAGCCGAATACAATTATACAACGTGATGGCTCTAACGCCAGTGATGCCACAACAGTTGAGCGCGACGACGCTGTGGAGCAGCAAATTGAGGAGAATGACAATAATGATGACGCAGAGGAGGACTCCACCTCGGTCACCGTACGTCTACCATTAAAGTTCTCATTTAATGATGAGAATGTAGCCACTGTGGAGGTCGGCAAATCTCAAATCGAAGAAAGACGACATAGCACGTCTTCGGAAGGTAAACGCAGCACTTCATTTGTTGTTGCGGAACTTAAAAATGATTCTGACAATGAAGCGGTAGGAACTTATGAGTACGATGATGATTGTGAAGTAAGTGTAACGATAAGCTTGAGTGGTTCGTCACGTTCTAGTTCGATGGAACGCAGTACCGACACACGTCGCGTCTCAGCAGCATATCCAATTGAAGAGCTGCCAACGCCAGAGCCGCCAAGCGCAACAACGAGTAACGAAAATGTTTCAGTGTCATTCTCATTAAATTCGCGCAACAAATTTATGGATCAAACAATCAGGAATGATGTGACCAATAATATAGCGACATTCAAAAGTGCGACAAAAGTAAAAGAAGAAATAAAGGAACCAGATATACGTACGAAACAAATTAAAGAGGAGCCTGTGGTGAAGGAATCAGTCACGCCAGTAATACCCTCCGACGATTTGGATTTCTTTGCCACGCTACGTGCAACTAAACTGCAGGCGCAGAAAATGATGGAACAATCAGCGAGCTATTGGGGCAAGTTAAAGGAAAAGGAGGAACCCAAAAAGGAAGAAGTAAACGAGGAAGTTGTCATCTCTACTGCGACAGACACAGAACCCGAGGTGGATGATATTTGGGCTGATAGAAATGATGATTTACCGAAACCGGTGCCGAAATTGAAATTAGCCGACGCCAAAGACGATTTCTGGTCTACATTTGCAGCGGCAACAAGAAAAACACACGAGGAAGCGCAAACAGAAGATGTTcttgtagaaaaaatttcagaaagCATAGCTATCAAGAAAGACGAAGCTATCGTTCAGGGCCAAGTTAGACCTAATGACAAATTTGAAGACATGGTTGAAGCTAAAGAAAAGATCGAAGCTGTAGACGAATCGGAAGAAGTCGACTTTTGGGCAGAAATTGAAAAATCCAAGGAAACTAAGGCAATTGAGAAGAAACCCAAACTCAAAACTGCTACTGCATACGAGCGTAAAGAAATAAGTGAGGTTATGCATCGATCAAACACTATGAAGTCATCTACAAAGGTTTTACCAACAGTGCTACAAGCCGAGTTGTATACACCGCCTCCATCAGAACAGGTGGCAGAAGAGTCTAGCGATAGTGAGGAAGATGATTCTTTGGAAGACGAAAAAGAGGTTGATTATAAAAACGTGAATATTAGCAGAAAACTTTCCGAACAAAAGGCGACAGTAGAGGAGAAGGAGGATGAAGAAGACTTCTGGGCCTCTGTGGAGAAAGCTAAAGCGGCAATTGGTACAACAAAACAATACTCAACTCACGACAATATAGAAGTTGACTCAGCACAAGCGGTTGCTGAAGAAATCGATTTCTGGGCTGACATTGAAAAGAACAAGAATATTACAACCACAATAAAAGATTTACCTCCCACCTACAATGAAGAGGTGCCATCAGCCCAAGATGTTGTTGAGGAAGTGGACTTCTGGGCTAACATAGAAAATAACAGAGAAACAATAGCTACAACTGAACCACGTTCAATGACCAACAATGTGGTGGCACCTTCAACACACGCCGTTGTAGAAGAAATCGATTACTGGACAAACCTTGAAAATAAGTCggaagcatcgcagacttctcAACATATCTACGATCCCACACTTTACCCTGAAGAACCACGTGAAGTTGATACCGATGAAGAGATCGATTTTTGGGCAGAAATTGAAGCTAAGCATCAAGACACGGACGACGTTAATTTCTATAAATCTGCATCTTTTTGGGCCAACCGTGAACGCCATAATTCTGTCGATGAAACACCTTATTCTAAAGTACTACCTAAACCTTTCCCTGCTAACTTGCCCGATGAGCCAACTGTAAACGTGGGTCTATGGGCAGCATTAGAAGCCGCGAAAGGTGAAGAACCCGAATACATTGATCCAGCTGTTGAGGAAGAAAAGGCTCTAGCAGCACAATTCAATGAGATCCCAATGGAAGAAGAAACAGTAGATAAAGCGGAAAATGTTGAAGATATTAACCAGAGCGCAAGTGACATTTGGGAAGTGGCCTCTCTACACGAACCTGTTGTGGCAAATATAAGGGAGCCACCGGTAGTGACCAACGAGTTTAGCAAGCCATACCAAGACCTCGAACAATGGATAAACAACAacgataataatgaaaatactgaACCGGTGGTGGAGGAGAACCCTAAACTTGAACGCGccgaagatgttgatgacgcaAACATTAAGCGCAATAATTATCGGAAAGCTATGGCCTTCTTCACTACGTCGATTGACGAGCAGAAGGAAGTGAACGCCGAGAAAAAGCTACGAAAAGGACGTTCTTCAAATAGAAACTCGCTGGTCGGCACAGAAACCACGAatgcaaatgaaaaagaaatcaTAGAAAATGCAGTAAACAACTACTACAAAGAAACCCTTGAACAGTCTACAGCAAGAGGCAAGAGTGTCGGGGTGGACAGCGTCTGTACTGAAAATAGCCTAGAAAAATCTATTAATCAGGCAAGAGGTAAAAGCGTTGGTGTGGAAAtcgaatataatataaaaaatacagagATACCTAGTGAACCAATTGCTACCGATGCATACACAGAACGCAATAAAACGCCCACTAATTTCGAGCAAACCCTACCCGAGGTTTATGTGGAGCCCATTGTGGAAAGAAAACGTTTACCTAACGGTTTACCAGATTTGGGTGTTAAGAAGGAAGAAGTTAAGATTTCAGTACGTGATAGAATCTCTGCTTTTGAAACTGGTGCAGTGGAATCGCCAACTACAGTAAAGAAAACTGAGGATAGCAAAACACACTCACTCTCGGTAGAGAGCTGCACACCCAGAGGCACACTATCGCGTAACAGTTCACAACGTTCCGAGTCGGAAATTGAAGAAGATGACTCGGGTGTAACAGATATGAATAAACTACTTTCAGAAACTGACACCGAATCGGAAAGCTTTCCCGAGCTGCGTAAAATGAGCAGCTATCAACGCGCCGCCACACATTCCAGACTCTTTAAGCTGCTGCAAGACGACAACGATCCACTCGAAGACGAAAAGTTGAACAAGGAGCTCGCCGACGAGTATCATGCCAAACCCAGTCGCCGCAAGATCGTGCATAATGTATCCATTACACGTCGACAGAATCCGAAAGCGCTTACCGATGCCGAAACCATGTCGCAACGACGCGAGCGACTCTCTCTGCCACTACGTAAAAACACAAGCATCGATGCGGATAATCCCTCGACACCCAACAGTCCAGCCTCACCCATTATGGGACAGCCGTCCAGTAACACCAGCGTCAGCGATAAACTAGTCAATGAATTGGTACAGAGTTTGCTATTAAAACGCGATAGTAGTCATTTGCGTCAAATGCCTATGGAAAAGCTGCAGGCAGCTGCCAAACGTGTGCTTGAAGAAGAGCTAGACTCGTTGGAGAATACATCCGTCGAGACGACACCGGCACTCACACCAAACGACATCAAGAACGACAAAAGCTATGCCGACTACTATGATACGTGGTCGCACGCGAACGGCAGTGTGGACGGCATGCCACCGAAGGCATATCGCGCCTTGCAAGATGTGCCGCGACGTAGTCCTTGGTCCGTGCGTTGCCCACGTGTGCTTAGCTCGAAAACAATAAATCGCGACTTGGCGCGTGTAACCGAGTCGCCAGAAATTTTCGCGCGAAATAGCAAAAGTCCCGACTGTCTCTCGCAATCGCGCGAGGGTTCAGTGAGTCGTTGGCGCAAAGTTTAG